The nucleotide sequence CGTTTGTGGCAAGAAACTGCCGCGCCTTTGGCGTGGCGCATGGCGGAACGCCGCCGCACGCCAAAAGAGGAGTTGACTCGCTACGTGTCCTAGAATCTGGAAATTGCACTGGATTCAAGGGCGCGTTAGGTTTCTAATAACGCGGTGCGTCAAGTGAGCGGCTTTTCACGGCATCCTCTTTGTTCGAGCGAGGCGTGCGCCGCGTACGACGCCGCGCCCGGCCGCTCCAATGCTGATTTCTTCCCAAAAGTCAGCCGAAGGCGCGGTCGTTTGCCGAATACTCATCGCCGCCGTATCCACCTCGGACGGAGCCACACCCAAGTACACTGCCGTGGCGTAGCCGCGACTCCGGCTTTGTACGGCGTCGTTCGCCCGTACAGCCTCGGTCGCCGCCCGCCGCCCGGCGGCTCGCCATTCATCAGCGGATGGCGGCCGCTTCTCCAACTCACGAACGGCACGCTCTACGGCTTCAACCAAGCGTGGCGCGTCATCCGGCCGACCTTCACCCACGACCAACAACTCGCCGCGTTGCAAAGCCGGCGCAAACTGCACCGTAAAGTGCAAGGCTTCCGCTTCCAGCCGCCGCGCCAAGCAGGTTGCCAACACGGCCCAGCGGTGGTCGGCGTCACGTCCGCCGGGCGTGGCGAAGGCGAAAGCCACCACGTCGCGCGTCCCAGTTGTGCTCTCTTGAACCAGCGGCGACGCCGCCGGTTGCGCCACCCTCGCCTTAAGGGACGTATCGGTTTCGCGCCGGACAAAGCCTTCCGTGATGTCGCGCGTCACAAGCGTCGAACCCTGCGTCCCGCCGACGATGACGACAATTGGCAACTGCCGCTGAATCGTGGCGGCGTACCACCGCTGGACGGCGGTTTCATCCAGCTTGCCGACGGTTCCGGCGACGCCAAGCGGTGGAAAACCATACGGATGCGAAGGAAACAGGCTGCGTCGCGCCAGCCAAGAGGCCAGTTCCACTGGGTTTGTCGCACGCGCCTTTTGCTCCGCCAGCAAGCGTTCACGTTCAGCCGACACCACGCTTGCGTCAAAGTTCGGTCGCTCGACCAGCGTGACAAGACGACGCAGGGCAGGTTCGGCATGACGCGCTACGACGCACAGCTCAAAGCCGAAGAAATCGCGTTCATTGACGATGTACAGCCGTCCACCGAGACGCTCCACCTCATCGAGCAGTCCGTCGGGCGCATACTTCACCGAACTGCGCAGCATGACACACAGCATGAGTTCCGTGATGCCGGCGTTTGTTTCGTCTTCGATGAAGCGTCCGCCTTGGAAGTACAGACCAATCGCTGTCAGCGGACGCGCCGGATCGGGACGAACCAGTACGCGCGGGCCGCGCAGCGTGGCATACTCGCGTACCGGTTCGGCCGGCGGCAGGACGACCAACCCGCCGTCTTTGGCGGCTTTGGGGCGCGGTTTCGTGGGAACAACGACCGTTTCCGGTGCGTCCGCCGTCTCGTTTGGGGCGATGTCGGCGACGAGCGTCTGCGGGACGAGCAAGCCGACTGTTTCAAAGAACTTTTCGGGCGTGAAGGTGCGCAGCGGCGCCGTCGCCGCTTCGTACTCAAACACCACCAAGCGCGTCGCCGTCAGATGCTTGGCCGCGACGGCGCGCACTTGTTCGGCGGTCAGGTTCTCCAGCCGGTCAAAATCATCGAGCCATTTGAGGACGCCGGGACCGAACTCGGCCGCCGCCAACTGTCGCGCCCATGCATCCACACGGTCGCCGGCAGTTAGACGATCCAGTTCGAGTTGAGCTTTGGCGCGTTGGAGTTCGCCTTCGGAGAGTCGTTCACGGCGCAGGCGCTCAACGGCTTCGATGGTCAAAGCTTCCGCGCGGTCGAGGCGTTCGGGATGCACGCTCAGGCTGATGCACAGGGTGGTTTTTTGCGCGTCGGCGTCAACGCGCGCCGCTGCTTCAGATGCAATGCGGCGGTTTTCAACCAACGCTTCCGAAAGGCGCGCGCGGCGGCCGGAAGCAAGGGCGGCGCAGATGATTTCAAGAGCGACGCGCTCTTCGTCGCGCAGGGCGGGCAGCGCGTAGCCAATGTGCACCCATGTTTGTCCCTGCGGGCCGCGTTCGGCTTGGTAGCGGTCGCCGGTCGCCGCAGGCGTCGCCGCATCCTTTGCCTCCGGTTTCCAGTCGCCGGTCGCTTCGGCGACGGTTCGCAGCGTTTCGACGAGGTTGACATCGCCGGTGACAGCGACGACCGTCCGGCGCGGCGTCAGGTGGGCGGTGTGGAAAGCGCGGGCGGCGTCCAAGGTCACAGCTTTGAAATTTTCCTCGGAGAGCGACGCGCGCCGGCGGCCGGCTGCCAGCGCCGACCAAGCCGTACGGCTTACGTCCTCGGCGTGTGACTGGCAGCGGCTCCATGCGCGTGTCGCCTGCGCAACGCCGCCGCGCAGGCGCTCTTCGTCAAAGCCGGTACGCGCGACGGCGCGCAACAACAGACCGGCGACGCCGGCCGTCTGCGCCGTCGGAGCAACGACGGTCAAGGTCGTTGCGTGGGCGTCAATCAGCGTATCCAGCGTAGCGCCGGTTGCAGCCAGTTCGGCGCGTTCGGCTTCGGAAAGGAGTCCGTAGGCGACGACCCATGCGACGCCGGGCGCGTCCAGCGGTTCGTCCGCTGCGCCGAAGCCGAGCCGGACGGCAACGGCCGTCAGTTCGGCGCTGTGCCGTTCGCCGCAAATGAGCCGCAGGCCGTTGCTGAAGCGGGTGACGGTGAGTTCGCCGCGCTGCGTTTGTTCCGCCAATCCACGGATGGGCGCGGCTTTGGGCGGCGTGACGGGCGGTGCGGGCGGGGGCGTCCGGCGGCGGGTTTGACCGGGCGACGGGACAGCAAGTAAAAGGAAGAGTAAAAACAGCAGGGAAAGATAACGAGCGTACGACATAGGCGTTTCCGGGCGCTCGCGCGGCGATACGCCGGGACAGACCGTAATCGTTTAGGCGTAGAGCGGCAAGCGCGCATTGTCGGGCGCGATGGTCAGGCGACGTTTGGAAAACGCCGGTTTTCAGTTGAGCCGCCTTGCGGCGCGCGGCACGGAAACTGTTTCTATTGATGAGTACTATCGGACTTGAGCGCCGGTTCAAACCTAACCGTCGTCGGCGCAAGCAAAGCGTGTCGCGGCTTAGAAATTGTTTGGGAGGTGAATCATGAGGATTTTTCCGGCGGTGATTGAGAAATGTCATGACACGGGTTTGTATGTCGGCTACGTACCGGGTTTCCCCGGCGCTCACACGCAAGCCGAAACGCTTGATGAGCTACAGAAAAATCTTCACGAAGTTATTGAGATGTTGCTTGAGGATGGCGAGCCATCACTTGAAACTGAGTTTATCGGTACACAAATGGTGGTGATTGCCTGACGATGGGTAAGTATCCGGTCCTCAAGCCACAGGAAGTCGTAGTGATCTTGGAAAGACTTGGTTTTGTTGAAGTGCGCCAGAGAGGCTCACACAAACAGTATCGTCATCCAGATGGTCGGACGACAACCGTCCCTTTTCACAGAGGGCGCGATATTTCACCGATTTTGCTACGGCAGATAGCCAAAGACCTTGGTCTCCCTATGGAAGAGTTGCTGAAGCACAGATGAGCTACGTCGTCTTGATTTGGAATGCGCCTAGCATGCGCTTTCACCCGGCGTAGCGAGTTCGCGTCTTTGAGTGCAACAGTCACGCCGCTACAAGCCATGGACAACGTTGGCGGTGGCTCGCGCCGTGGGCGATGCTGGAACAGACCTGTGAGGAGGCGCTCATCAGGGGGCTTGGCAGGTTGAAGATTTTGACACTTAACAACTGTTGGGATGTTACGCTCAATACCTTGGAAAGGAGTTTAGCGACGATGCGCATCCAAAGTCCTGCGGCCTCAACTCTCGCCCTGCTTGTTCTCATCCTCCTGACCGGCGCTTTACTCGGCTGTCAAAGTCTCTTTCGGCTGACATCGGTTGACAAGCAAGAAAGTAAGAAGGTTCAGAGGTGGGAATACTGTCTCATGAGTCCCCCTTACCCCACACCGTACGGCTGGAAGGTGAACATCTACCTTGGCGGGAAAGATGAAACCATAGACAGTGACATGAGTAGCGTCGCCGCCCTCAACAAGCTCGGCGCTGACGGGTGGGAACTGGTTGGGGTGAGCGACGAGGTCGTGAATCAGGGCAACCAAACTTTTACGAAGTTTCTGCTGAAACGCTCCATAGCCAGTGCGCTCCCTGACAAAAGCACGCAGCAGGCTCACTTACAGGAGTTTTTTGAGCACTAGACAGGTGCTCACTGCTGATGATGGGCATCAAGCCACTGCGAGCAAGGCCTAGCAGGGTACAGAGAAGGACTTAGGGCAATGTCGTTTATTGGTCGGCAGCAAGTCGTAGAGCGTTGTACCAGCTTGAAGATAAACTCAGTGGCGATGTCAAACACCTTACGAAATCACTGACCAGAGTACAAGATGAGAGACGGTGACTGGCGAGCAATTTTTGAGATCATGGACGACGAGATTATCATGTACCGTATTTTCCACCGAAAGGAAGCCTATGAATGATCATGAGTATTTATCCACAAGTCGTTGAGAAAGACAGGAGGAATTTGTTCAAGAGGTACTAGAGGGTTTAGATGATATTTGAATTTTGAGAGAAAGATAAGCTTCTGCCGTCTCTGAGCCGATTGGATCACTTGACGATATTCTTATCGAGCTAAGGATTGAGGCAAGTTGGCTGAGCAAGGCAATAAGCCTAAACTCAGCCGACTATGCTTCGCCATACCCTGAAGTAGCATCGAGCCAATACCCGCACTATGCTTCGGCTTCCTCCACCTATACTAGACACGGTGTAATCCGCCAGCTTAGCAGGTTCTCCTAACATCCACCCTAGACGACGGTTTAGATTTATGGATCAGAAGGAATTCGGAAATAAACCAGAGGATATTCTTTCAGCTTGGATAGCATTGGAAGTTCTTTCGCCACTCACTTATAGATGCCCAGAAGACTTAGCTAATGGTATCCCTGAACGAGTGGCCGAGGTAAATCTGCAAGACTTAGCTAAGGATGACTCTGAACGAGTAACTGGGCATGAGAAACTCCCTTGGGAAAAAAATGAATCCCTTCGCAAAGGATACCGCCTTTATTATCAAATCATCCTTGGCTCAATCTGCATGGAAAAAGCAGTGAAGCGCCTTACTAGCAAGTACAGCGACACTCGTCCAGAGGAGCCAAGCGTGCGTGGCGAGGCGGCGCTTGCCATCGTTGTGGTTGATGATGAGGGACAACTTGCCGGACCATCAGCGGTTGTCATCTCCAGTTTTGGTTGGGGCTTGATGACCGCACTGGAAGGCAATCTAGAAGAACTTGCAAATTGGCCAGCTGTCGAACCAGAGTTAGTGAAACGAGTCAAAGATACGCTCCTCGGCATGGCGACAAAAGATAAAAACCAAGAGAAACCTGGAACTCTCTCGCTAACTGGAAAGGCGCTGCTGGCCGCTTATGAGGTGCTCGTCCGTGAACTTAAACTGCCGGAATATCTAGTCGAACCACCAAAGTTTGCGATCCGTTCATATGTCAATCAAAAAGACCCAAACCCACCTGAGCCACTCTTGTGCAATAGTTTTTTCCTTGAGGATCTTGTGTTTGCTCGGTCGCTTTTCTCCTTTGGGAAGGCACCGAAGAATCTTCTGCGCTATCTTGGCGTCGAGCAGCCGCAGCAAAGAAAAGACTTGCTAAACGACAAAGACGCGCTGGAAGAGGCGGTGAGTCCCGGATGGACTCCGTTGGCTCGCTGGCCGGGGCCGGAACGCCACCCGCTTGTCTTACTTCAGCAGGCGGCGGTGAACTGTGCATTCCATGCAACAAGGATTGGTGGATTGTTGAGCGTCAATGGGCCGCCTGGAACCGGAAAGACAACATTACTTCGGGATATTGTCGCCGGGATTGTCACGGCGAGGGCGGAAGCAATGATGCAGTTCGATAACCCAGAAGATGCATTTAAGTGCTCTGGTCAAAAGCTGCTGGTAGGCGGCAGTTGGATCGATCTTTACCGATTGAACCAATCTCTGCGCGGCTTTGAGATGGTCGTTGCATCATCAAACAACAAAGCCGTCGAAAATGTGAGTGCGGAGCTTCCTTCGCTTGGCGCTATCGCGAAAGATGCATTGAACCTGCGCTACTTCAAAAAGTTGTCCGACAAGT is from Chloracidobacterium sp. and encodes:
- a CDS encoding insulinase family protein, with protein sequence MSYARYLSLLFLLFLLLAVPSPGQTRRRTPPPAPPVTPPKAAPIRGLAEQTQRGELTVTRFSNGLRLICGERHSAELTAVAVRLGFGAADEPLDAPGVAWVVAYGLLSEAERAELAATGATLDTLIDAHATTLTVVAPTAQTAGVAGLLLRAVARTGFDEERLRGGVAQATRAWSRCQSHAEDVSRTAWSALAAGRRRASLSEENFKAVTLDAARAFHTAHLTPRRTVVAVTGDVNLVETLRTVAEATGDWKPEAKDAATPAATGDRYQAERGPQGQTWVHIGYALPALRDEERVALEIICAALASGRRARLSEALVENRRIASEAAARVDADAQKTTLCISLSVHPERLDRAEALTIEAVERLRRERLSEGELQRAKAQLELDRLTAGDRVDAWARQLAAAEFGPGVLKWLDDFDRLENLTAEQVRAVAAKHLTATRLVVFEYEAATAPLRTFTPEKFFETVGLLVPQTLVADIAPNETADAPETVVVPTKPRPKAAKDGGLVVLPPAEPVREYATLRGPRVLVRPDPARPLTAIGLYFQGGRFIEDETNAGITELMLCVMLRSSVKYAPDGLLDEVERLGGRLYIVNERDFFGFELCVVARHAEPALRRLVTLVERPNFDASVVSAERERLLAEQKARATNPVELASWLARRSLFPSHPYGFPPLGVAGTVGKLDETAVQRWYAATIQRQLPIVVIVGGTQGSTLVTRDITEGFVRRETDTSLKARVAQPAASPLVQESTTGTRDVVAFAFATPGGRDADHRWAVLATCLARRLEAEALHFTVQFAPALQRGELLVVGEGRPDDAPRLVEAVERAVRELEKRPPSADEWRAAGRRAATEAVRANDAVQSRSRGYATAVYLGVAPSEVDTAAMSIRQTTAPSADFWEEISIGAAGRGVVRGARLARTKRMP
- a CDS encoding type II toxin-antitoxin system HicB family antitoxin; amino-acid sequence: MRIFPAVIEKCHDTGLYVGYVPGFPGAHTQAETLDELQKNLHEVIEMLLEDGEPSLETEFIGTQMVVIA
- a CDS encoding type II toxin-antitoxin system HicA family toxin, with amino-acid sequence MGKYPVLKPQEVVVILERLGFVEVRQRGSHKQYRHPDGRTTTVPFHRGRDISPILLRQIAKDLGLPMEELLKHR